One Sanguibacter keddieii DSM 10542 genomic window carries:
- the nuoI gene encoding NADH-quinone oxidoreductase subunit NuoI yields the protein MSDRSTPGPGSTPEPGTTSPGYQQLRPKPTGVRELVAPVAGFGVTFSSMFRPTVTEQYPFEKVPTKPRYHGRHQLNRYADGLEKCIGCELCAWACPADAIYVEGSSNAELPDGGHRSPGERYGSVYQINYLRCIFCGLCIEACPTRALTMTNEYELTGPTREGLIWEKEDLLAPLRDGMLAAPHPMVPGTEDTQYYRGEVTGPTPEQVAWVAEHRPDDPTLDAARAAAGQGTATATASSAGTPAAATGTVRS from the coding sequence ATGAGTGACCGCAGCACGCCCGGACCGGGCAGCACCCCCGAGCCCGGCACCACGAGCCCCGGCTACCAGCAGCTGCGCCCGAAGCCCACGGGGGTCCGCGAGCTCGTCGCCCCGGTCGCCGGCTTCGGGGTCACCTTCTCGTCGATGTTCCGGCCGACGGTGACCGAGCAGTACCCCTTCGAGAAGGTCCCGACCAAGCCCCGGTACCACGGGCGTCACCAGCTCAACCGCTACGCCGACGGCCTCGAGAAGTGCATCGGGTGCGAGCTCTGCGCCTGGGCGTGCCCGGCCGACGCCATCTACGTCGAGGGCTCTAGCAACGCCGAGCTCCCCGACGGCGGCCACAGGTCGCCGGGGGAGCGGTACGGGAGCGTCTACCAGATCAACTACCTGCGCTGCATCTTCTGCGGGCTGTGCATCGAGGCCTGCCCCACGCGCGCCCTCACCATGACCAACGAGTACGAGCTCACCGGCCCCACCCGCGAGGGGCTCATCTGGGAGAAGGAGGACCTCTTGGCCCCGCTGCGCGACGGCATGCTCGCCGCACCGCACCCCATGGTCCCCGGGACCGAGGACACCCAGTACTACCGCGGCGAGGTCACCGGCCCGACCCCCGAGCAGGTCGCCTGGGTCGCCGAGCACCGCCCCGACGACCCGACGCTCGACGCGGCCCGCGCCGCGGCGGGCCAGGGCACCGCCACCGCCACCGCCTCGTCAGCCGGGACACCGGCCGCCGCGACCGGGACGGTCCGCTCGTGA